A window of Marinobacter salarius contains these coding sequences:
- a CDS encoding copper resistance system multicopper oxidase codes for MKVYLVAGLLSLFISSLALAGEYDLTVDRVKIDTGDFVKDGIGYNGKSPGPVMRFKEGENVRINVTNNLDEMTSIHWHGLILPFDQDGVPGISFPGIKPGEIFTYEFPIQQAGTYWFHSHSGFQEPDGAYGSIVIEPEGREPFRYDREYVVQLTDKHPHSGDRIMRNLKMMTDYYNRDQQTVGEFFSDVSENGFMNTVRDRMAWGGMRMMKADVEDVHGFTGLINGKGPDQNWTGLFEPGERIRLRFINSSAMTYFDIRIPGLDMTVVQADGNNVQPVSVDEFRIGVAETYDVIVRPKDEQAYTIFAESMGRSGYARATLAPEKGMEGAVPPMREPARLTMADMGGMPGMDHGSMSGMDHGNMDMSSSGDMSGMDHSNMGSMDHSNMEGMDHSNMKDMDHSGMSGMDHGSMAMGKEEKNDPFYAKGSGLMPKAANGGKFLSYADLKAQDPLYEDREPTREIELRLTGNMERYTWSINGVKYEDADPIRLKYGERVRFKFVNETMMTHPMHLHGMWSILDVGAGQWNPIKHTVSVNPGTTVYMETEVDEPGQWAFHCHLSYHAAAGMFRKVIVEGGPESPQAKTDVIAEDGGEA; via the coding sequence GTGAAAGTTTATCTAGTCGCAGGGTTGTTGAGTCTGTTTATATCGTCATTGGCATTGGCCGGCGAATATGACCTGACGGTTGATCGAGTAAAAATTGATACCGGCGATTTTGTCAAAGACGGTATTGGCTATAACGGAAAGTCTCCCGGGCCGGTGATGCGCTTTAAGGAAGGCGAAAACGTCAGGATTAACGTGACCAACAACCTGGACGAGATGACGTCTATTCACTGGCACGGTCTGATCCTTCCTTTTGATCAGGACGGTGTGCCAGGTATCAGTTTCCCAGGCATTAAGCCGGGTGAAATCTTTACCTACGAATTTCCCATCCAACAAGCGGGTACCTACTGGTTCCACAGCCACTCTGGTTTTCAGGAGCCGGATGGCGCCTACGGTTCCATCGTTATCGAACCCGAGGGACGTGAACCGTTCCGCTACGATCGTGAATACGTCGTCCAATTGACCGACAAACACCCGCATTCCGGTGATCGCATCATGCGCAACCTGAAAATGATGACTGATTATTACAACCGCGACCAGCAGACCGTGGGCGAGTTTTTCTCGGATGTGTCCGAGAACGGTTTTATGAACACAGTTCGGGATCGCATGGCCTGGGGTGGCATGCGCATGATGAAAGCAGACGTCGAAGACGTGCATGGCTTTACGGGCCTGATCAATGGTAAAGGGCCGGACCAGAACTGGACCGGACTCTTTGAGCCGGGCGAGCGCATCCGGCTGCGTTTTATCAACTCTTCGGCGATGACCTACTTCGACATCCGGATTCCCGGTCTGGATATGACGGTTGTCCAGGCTGATGGCAACAACGTTCAGCCGGTCAGTGTGGACGAGTTCCGGATCGGTGTAGCGGAAACCTACGATGTGATCGTGCGCCCGAAAGATGAGCAGGCTTATACCATTTTTGCTGAATCCATGGGTCGTTCCGGGTATGCAAGGGCTACGCTGGCCCCGGAGAAGGGTATGGAAGGGGCTGTGCCACCAATGCGTGAACCAGCGCGTCTGACCATGGCTGACATGGGGGGCATGCCTGGAATGGACCATGGCAGCATGTCTGGCATGGATCATGGGAACATGGATATGAGCAGCTCGGGAGATATGTCCGGGATGGACCACTCCAACATGGGCAGCATGGATCATTCCAATATGGAAGGTATGGATCATTCCAACATGAAAGATATGGATCATTCGGGCATGTCCGGCATGGACCATGGTTCCATGGCGATGGGGAAAGAAGAAAAAAACGATCCTTTTTACGCCAAGGGCAGTGGCCTCATGCCCAAAGCTGCCAATGGCGGTAAGTTCCTCTCTTACGCTGACCTCAAGGCTCAGGATCCGCTGTATGAAGACCGCGAACCGACCCGGGAGATCGAGCTTCGCCTGACCGGCAATATGGAGCGTTACACCTGGAGCATTAATGGCGTCAAGTATGAAGACGCCGATCCGATTCGTCTCAAATACGGTGAACGGGTCCGCTTCAAGTTTGTCAACGAAACCATGATGACTCACCCCATGCACCTGCACGGTATGTGGTCCATCCTTGATGTTGGCGCAGGCCAGTGGAACCCGATCAAGCACACCGTTAGCGTGAACCCGGGCACTACGGTGTACATGGAAACCGAGGTTGATGAGCCAGGCCAGTGGGCGTTCCACTGTCACCTGTCCTACCACGCGGCCGCTGGTATGTTCCGTAAGGTGATTGTTGAAGGTGGGCCAGAGTCGCCGCAGGCCAAAACAGACGTGATTGCTGAAGATGGAGGTGAGGCATGA
- a CDS encoding cupredoxin domain-containing protein, which produces MNASKLIVAAAAMSMSAVTLAAGAHGGGHGASSGEPGKVSEASRTITVEMYDNYYEPEEITVEPGETVRFVVKNEGSLVHEFNIGTPSMHEGHQKEMMKMVEHGVIQGSKLNHDMMEMDMGDGKSMKHDDPNSVLLEPGQSKEVVWKFTDQGDIEFACNVPGHYQSGMYGEVNFK; this is translated from the coding sequence ATGAACGCATCCAAGTTGATTGTTGCAGCCGCTGCCATGTCGATGTCGGCAGTGACCCTCGCCGCCGGTGCGCACGGCGGTGGCCATGGCGCCAGCAGCGGCGAACCGGGTAAAGTCTCCGAAGCCAGTCGCACTATCACGGTGGAAATGTACGATAATTACTACGAGCCGGAAGAAATCACTGTTGAGCCCGGCGAAACCGTGCGCTTTGTGGTGAAGAACGAAGGTAGTCTCGTTCACGAGTTCAATATTGGCACTCCGTCCATGCATGAAGGTCATCAGAAAGAAATGATGAAGATGGTTGAGCACGGCGTGATTCAGGGCAGCAAGCTCAACCACGACATGATGGAGATGGACATGGGCGATGGGAAGTCCATGAAGCACGACGATCCAAATAGCGTTTTACTTGAGCCGGGACAAAGCAAAGAGGTCGTCTGGAAATTTACTGACCAGGGCGATATTGAATTTGCATGCAACGTTCCAGGCCACTATCAGTCCGGGATGTATGGAGAAGTCAATTTCAAATAA
- a CDS encoding response regulator transcription factor, whose product MRLLLVEDDRLLADGLGRQLEKAGFSVDTTHTAREAAILGEQEDYRAVVLDLGLPDGNGLSVLRTWRKHQIGFPVLILTARGDWHDKVEGLKAGADDYLAKPFQTEELIARLNAIVRRSEGRIHSVVKAGRYELDENRQSLKSDDGKEYSLTGTEFRLLRCLMSRPGHVFSKEQLMDQLYNLNDTPNENVIEAYIRRLRKLVGNDTISTRRGQGYLFNDTV is encoded by the coding sequence ATGCGATTACTACTCGTTGAAGACGACCGATTGCTGGCAGACGGTTTAGGTCGTCAGCTTGAAAAGGCGGGATTCAGCGTTGATACAACCCATACGGCCAGAGAAGCCGCGATTCTGGGCGAGCAGGAAGATTATCGGGCGGTTGTTCTTGATCTTGGTCTGCCTGACGGCAATGGATTGAGCGTTTTAAGGACGTGGAGAAAACACCAGATCGGCTTTCCGGTGCTAATCCTTACGGCAAGGGGCGACTGGCACGACAAAGTAGAAGGACTGAAAGCGGGAGCAGACGATTACCTGGCAAAACCCTTCCAGACTGAGGAGTTGATCGCCCGGCTTAATGCCATTGTGCGTCGAAGCGAAGGTCGCATTCATTCCGTGGTAAAAGCCGGACGCTACGAACTGGATGAGAATCGCCAGAGCCTGAAATCCGACGATGGCAAAGAATACAGCCTCACGGGTACAGAATTCCGCCTGCTGCGCTGTCTGATGAGCCGTCCCGGTCATGTATTTTCAAAAGAGCAGTTAATGGACCAGCTTTACAACCTGAACGACACCCCGAATGAGAACGTCATCGAAGCCTACATTCGCCGATTGCGAAAACTGGTAGGCAACGACACCATTTCTACCCGTCGCGGCCAAGGGTATCTGTTCAATGACACTGTTTAG
- a CDS encoding sensor histidine kinase: MTLFSKPKSVKGTLLLLLLPAGIALMGLAWLVHGLLLDRMSREFVATRLKDEVAFLEHQIRDSGGQLDNLQTGDYFQEVFHHAFAIHSPSSTIISPDSWTPVLTSLIESAEDGTRRVQDADTVDGPKDILAYRKSFQVGNTPIVVIVSEDLGALKRSQAELHAWTAIVSILLILLLVVVIWFGINLSMRPVVELRATLKRLQDGRVSRIHVQTPEEFRPLVQQLNQLLDSLDQRLERSRDALANLSHSVKTPIAAVRQILEDASRPLSNDLRLQMTARLNDIDKQLEAEMRRSRFAGPQVGKSAYPLEQARDLLWMLGRLYPEKSFELSSSLPEDARWPIEEHDLNEIMGNLLDNAGKWSERCVELSLVQHSGNLQIGVSDDGPGVIETEIGKLGQRGLRLDEQTPGHGLGLAIVREIVERYGGSLHFSRAKEHGLCVTVDVPRASSTIS; encoded by the coding sequence ATGACACTGTTTAGCAAGCCCAAATCCGTCAAAGGAACTTTGCTATTATTACTACTGCCTGCCGGCATTGCGTTAATGGGGCTTGCATGGCTGGTTCACGGCTTGTTACTGGACCGGATGTCCCGGGAATTCGTTGCGACACGACTTAAGGATGAGGTCGCCTTTCTGGAACACCAGATTCGCGACTCTGGCGGTCAATTGGATAATCTCCAGACCGGCGACTACTTTCAGGAGGTGTTTCACCACGCCTTTGCCATACATTCTCCTTCTTCAACCATTATTTCCCCAGATTCCTGGACGCCGGTGTTAACGTCCTTGATTGAATCAGCAGAAGATGGAACCCGTCGTGTGCAGGATGCGGATACCGTCGATGGGCCAAAGGACATTCTCGCGTATCGAAAGTCGTTCCAGGTGGGCAACACCCCTATTGTAGTAATCGTGTCCGAGGATCTAGGCGCCCTGAAACGCAGCCAGGCAGAATTGCACGCGTGGACGGCCATCGTCTCTATCTTGCTAATTCTGCTCTTGGTCGTTGTGATCTGGTTCGGTATCAATCTGTCCATGCGCCCCGTTGTCGAGCTAAGAGCCACGTTAAAGCGACTTCAGGATGGCAGAGTTTCACGAATTCATGTTCAGACACCTGAAGAGTTTCGGCCACTGGTCCAGCAGCTCAACCAATTGCTCGACTCGCTGGATCAACGCCTGGAGCGATCGAGGGATGCGCTGGCAAACCTGTCTCACAGCGTGAAAACACCCATTGCGGCCGTTCGACAGATCCTTGAGGACGCCAGCCGCCCGCTCTCCAACGATCTCCGCCTTCAGATGACCGCGAGGCTCAATGACATCGACAAACAGCTTGAAGCGGAAATGCGACGCAGCCGCTTTGCCGGGCCACAGGTTGGCAAAAGTGCCTACCCCCTTGAACAGGCGCGGGATCTACTCTGGATGCTGGGGCGGCTATACCCGGAAAAATCCTTTGAACTGTCGAGTTCTCTACCGGAGGACGCTCGCTGGCCGATTGAGGAACACGACCTGAATGAAATCATGGGCAATCTCCTGGACAACGCAGGCAAATGGTCAGAACGATGCGTGGAACTGTCACTCGTTCAACACTCCGGAAATCTGCAGATCGGCGTTTCAGACGATGGGCCAGGCGTCATTGAGACTGAAATCGGCAAGTTGGGCCAACGGGGATTGCGGCTGGATGAGCAAACGCCCGGCCATGGCCTTGGGCTGGCGATTGTTCGGGAAATTGTGGAACGTTATGGTGGAAGCCTCCATTTCTCACGCGCCAAAGAACACGGACTTTGCGTGACAGTCGACGTCCCCAGGGCTTCGAGTACGATCAGCTAA
- a CDS encoding cation diffusion facilitator family transporter, protein MGHEHAHMSPDTKDKRVAVAIWANGILTVAQIAGGIFAGSLALIADAIHNFSDMASLVIAFAARKIARRPADSKMTFGYGRIEIVAALINYTTLIMIGLYLIYEGTMRFIEPTEIKGWWVIWLGIVALVVDALTALLTYSMQKGSVNIRALFLHNLSDAFASIAVVVGGALILLYDMRWVDPAITIGIASYILYLGLTEIGGTIRTLMLGSPVDIDTDSVIEAVSNVEGVIDLHHVHFWQMGEHDASLDAHVVVEISAWNELEKVKDGIKRTLENEFSITHSTLEFEHPDHSHKDAHTYGHG, encoded by the coding sequence ATGGGCCACGAGCATGCTCACATGTCACCGGATACCAAGGACAAGCGAGTTGCAGTAGCCATCTGGGCGAATGGCATCCTGACTGTCGCCCAGATCGCGGGCGGGATCTTCGCCGGTAGCCTGGCGTTGATCGCCGACGCTATACATAACTTTTCAGACATGGCATCGCTGGTTATCGCTTTTGCGGCCCGGAAAATTGCACGCCGCCCGGCCGACTCAAAGATGACCTTTGGCTATGGGAGAATTGAGATCGTTGCGGCACTCATAAACTACACCACCTTGATCATGATAGGCCTCTACCTGATCTACGAAGGTACCATGCGATTCATTGAACCGACGGAAATCAAGGGATGGTGGGTAATCTGGCTTGGCATTGTCGCACTGGTGGTGGACGCGTTGACCGCGCTGCTGACCTACTCTATGCAGAAGGGCAGCGTTAATATTCGTGCGTTGTTTTTACACAACTTGTCTGATGCGTTTGCATCAATCGCAGTCGTTGTAGGCGGTGCCCTGATTCTCCTTTACGACATGCGCTGGGTTGATCCCGCAATCACAATTGGTATCGCCAGCTACATTCTCTACCTGGGCCTGACGGAAATCGGCGGAACCATCCGAACACTCATGCTGGGAAGTCCTGTGGATATTGACACAGATTCGGTCATTGAGGCTGTATCAAACGTAGAAGGCGTTATCGACCTTCACCACGTACATTTCTGGCAGATGGGTGAGCATGATGCCTCCCTCGACGCCCATGTGGTGGTCGAGATAAGTGCCTGGAATGAACTTGAGAAAGTCAAGGATGGGATAAAACGAACTTTGGAAAACGAATTCAGCATCACTCATTCAACATTGGAGTTTGAGCACCCTGATCACAGTCACAAAGATGCCCATACTTATGGCCATGGCTAG
- a CDS encoding DsbA family protein: MEAQPQWHGDPDVLAAWDAAESAGLDVEAARAGMNLPDIDGIMQQDAMDVKAVGISGTPTFYVNGEKLSQLGPQELYDLVTSKVESSK, translated from the coding sequence ATGGAAGCCCAGCCCCAATGGCATGGCGATCCGGATGTCCTCGCAGCATGGGATGCGGCGGAGTCAGCCGGGCTGGATGTAGAAGCCGCTCGGGCCGGCATGAATTTGCCCGACATTGACGGCATTATGCAACAGGATGCTATGGACGTTAAGGCGGTTGGAATTTCCGGAACTCCAACATTCTACGTCAACGGAGAAAAGTTGAGCCAACTGGGACCTCAGGAACTGTACGACCTGGTGACGTCCAAGGTAGAGTCATCGAAATAA
- a CDS encoding cytochrome c oxidase assembly protein, producing the protein MSLLDYLLPYDFSTLTVLSYMLVMGFYGIGLLRMPDQDRPGALRIFAFTLGVLICYTVMQTRFDYYAQYMFFVHRGQHLILHHIGPILIALSNPLPVMRFWFEKTSPGWKRTLRPLGWVYQVLQQPFIALFLFVGLIYFWLWPSIHFDAMLSRDLYWVMNWSMLLDGLLFWWLIFDPRPPAITSSLGYGRRMLVLAAAGVLQMFLGAWIVFSRDMVYDVYEVCGRAWPLDPEVDQLLGGMLTYIPPAMMSILGILLMLRRAMHQDGKYTNQSKQLEETAS; encoded by the coding sequence ATGTCACTGCTTGACTACCTTCTACCCTACGATTTCTCGACGCTGACCGTGCTGAGCTACATGCTCGTGATGGGGTTCTATGGCATCGGACTGCTTCGGATGCCGGATCAGGATCGGCCTGGCGCGCTGCGGATTTTTGCTTTCACCTTGGGGGTGCTGATCTGTTATACGGTGATGCAGACACGCTTCGACTACTACGCGCAATACATGTTCTTCGTCCATCGGGGCCAGCACCTGATTCTTCATCACATCGGGCCTATCCTGATCGCGCTTTCCAATCCCTTGCCAGTCATGCGGTTCTGGTTTGAAAAAACCAGCCCGGGCTGGAAGCGCACGCTCCGGCCTCTGGGTTGGGTTTATCAGGTTCTGCAACAGCCCTTCATCGCCCTTTTCCTGTTTGTTGGGCTCATTTATTTCTGGCTGTGGCCATCGATCCATTTCGACGCCATGCTCAGCCGGGATCTGTACTGGGTCATGAACTGGAGCATGTTGCTGGATGGTCTTCTGTTCTGGTGGTTGATCTTTGACCCAAGACCGCCGGCGATCACCTCATCACTGGGGTATGGCAGACGCATGTTGGTTCTGGCTGCCGCAGGTGTGCTTCAGATGTTTCTTGGGGCGTGGATTGTGTTCTCACGTGACATGGTTTACGACGTTTACGAAGTCTGTGGCAGGGCCTGGCCCCTGGACCCGGAAGTCGACCAGCTCCTGGGCGGTATGCTGACCTATATCCCACCGGCCATGATGAGCATCCTTGGCATTCTTCTGATGCTCCGGCGAGCCATGCATCAGGACGGAAAATACACCAATCAATCCAAACAACTAGAGGAAACAGCGTCATGA
- a CDS encoding MFS transporter has product MLEILKNRTYRHLFLAQVVALLGTGLATVALSLLAFDLAGDKAGQVVGTAMAIKMVAYVFIAPIAAALAENIPRRVMLVSLDLVRAAVALALPFVTEVWEVYVLIAVLQSASAAFTPTFQSTIPDTLPNEDDYTRALSLSRLAYDLENLISPALAGMLLLVTSWQGLFSGTVVGFIASALLVVSVALPSGSAPEKRRGIYERSRRGFRIFMATPRLRGLIALNVVVSMAGSMVIVNTVVIVQGGFGLTDQHTAMAFAAFGAGSMLAALALPALLKRWKDRSVMLAGAWVLLGGLGAAWFADSLYMLMPVWALLGVGFSTVQTPIGRLLTQSSHGEDRPALFAAQFSLSHAGWLIAYPLAGWLGSSAGIQPTLMALAVLGLVFLIAASRLWPADDPLVIAHSHHDLPRDHPHRTESGAEHSHRYVIDELHPRWPG; this is encoded by the coding sequence ATGCTTGAGATTCTGAAAAATCGCACCTACCGGCATCTGTTTTTAGCCCAGGTCGTTGCCCTGCTGGGAACGGGGTTGGCAACGGTTGCCCTGAGCCTTCTGGCCTTTGATCTTGCTGGTGATAAGGCGGGGCAGGTGGTTGGCACAGCCATGGCAATCAAAATGGTCGCCTATGTCTTCATTGCCCCCATTGCTGCAGCACTGGCGGAGAACATACCTCGTCGTGTGATGCTGGTTTCTCTGGATCTGGTGCGAGCTGCCGTTGCACTTGCCTTGCCTTTTGTGACTGAGGTCTGGGAGGTGTATGTACTGATCGCCGTGCTGCAATCGGCATCTGCGGCCTTTACGCCGACGTTCCAGTCCACCATCCCGGACACCTTACCCAACGAGGACGACTATACGCGGGCGCTGTCCCTTTCCCGTCTGGCTTACGATCTTGAAAACCTGATCAGTCCGGCTCTGGCCGGCATGCTGTTGTTGGTTACCAGTTGGCAGGGGCTGTTTTCAGGCACGGTGGTTGGCTTCATAGCATCAGCGTTGCTCGTCGTATCGGTGGCTCTGCCTTCTGGCTCCGCGCCGGAGAAGCGTCGGGGTATCTACGAACGCTCCCGTCGTGGGTTTCGCATCTTTATGGCCACACCGCGCCTTCGGGGATTGATAGCGCTGAATGTGGTGGTCAGCATGGCCGGCTCCATGGTGATCGTGAACACCGTAGTGATCGTGCAGGGTGGTTTTGGCCTGACCGATCAGCACACGGCCATGGCTTTTGCGGCATTCGGCGCGGGTTCCATGCTGGCGGCACTGGCGCTGCCCGCGCTGCTCAAACGCTGGAAGGACCGTTCGGTGATGCTGGCAGGGGCTTGGGTGTTGCTCGGCGGCTTGGGCGCGGCGTGGTTTGCTGACAGCCTCTACATGCTGATGCCAGTCTGGGCGCTGCTTGGTGTTGGATTCTCAACGGTTCAGACACCCATAGGTCGTTTGCTCACCCAGTCTTCTCATGGCGAAGACCGCCCAGCGCTTTTTGCCGCCCAGTTTTCGCTGTCTCACGCCGGCTGGCTGATTGCCTATCCGCTGGCGGGATGGCTTGGCTCATCTGCCGGCATTCAGCCAACGCTGATGGCGTTGGCGGTTCTGGGACTCGTCTTCCTGATTGCAGCCAGCCGACTGTGGCCCGCCGATGATCCATTGGTGATTGCCCATAGCCATCATGACCTGCCACGCGACCACCCGCACAGAACGGAATCGGGAGCGGAGCATTCCCACCGGTATGTGATTGATGAGCTGCATCCGCGGTGGCCGGGTTAA
- a CDS encoding DUF6488 family protein, translating into MKKMIHVFAAVIVLSVSGYAFAGAGHSHGASEPVSKEQVTERAAAVKQQLVNSEQIASSWAEASRGTAEQRSTSAGKLWVVQFANPDSASEDKANLYVFVDEYGNPVGANHSGKM; encoded by the coding sequence ATGAAAAAAATGATTCACGTATTTGCAGCGGTCATTGTTTTGTCGGTTTCCGGCTACGCATTTGCCGGGGCTGGCCATAGCCATGGTGCTTCGGAGCCTGTTTCGAAAGAGCAGGTGACCGAGCGGGCGGCCGCCGTCAAGCAGCAACTCGTTAATTCAGAACAGATTGCTTCTAGCTGGGCGGAAGCCTCCAGAGGCACGGCCGAGCAACGGTCTACCTCGGCGGGTAAACTATGGGTCGTCCAGTTTGCTAATCCTGACTCTGCCAGCGAAGACAAAGCGAACCTGTATGTCTTTGTGGATGAGTACGGCAACCCCGTTGGAGCTAACCACTCCGGCAAAATGTAA
- a CDS encoding HupE/UreJ family protein has product MNHMPFPRRTGVGVGVRWLYLLGAALVGLMFSPLLFAHGVEAGDATFIEQASGAQLLPFIYLGAKHMVTGYDHLLFLAGVIFFLYRMKDVGIYVTLFAVGHSVTLLYGVLSETNVNAYMVDAIIGFSVVYKALDNLGAFRRWFGFQPNTKAAVLIFGFFHGFGLATKLQDFTLSEDGLVANILAFNVGVEIGQLMALGIILIAMNFWRRTDVFPRQALAANVLLMSAGFMLMGYQLTGLYTVS; this is encoded by the coding sequence ATGAATCATATGCCGTTTCCGCGCCGAACAGGCGTGGGCGTTGGCGTGCGTTGGCTGTACCTTTTAGGGGCAGCGCTCGTAGGCCTGATGTTTTCTCCTCTGCTCTTTGCCCATGGTGTTGAAGCAGGCGATGCCACGTTCATTGAGCAGGCCAGCGGGGCACAATTGCTGCCCTTTATCTATCTGGGGGCCAAACACATGGTCACCGGCTACGACCACCTCCTGTTCCTGGCAGGTGTCATCTTCTTTCTTTACCGCATGAAAGACGTGGGTATCTACGTCACGCTTTTTGCGGTTGGACACAGTGTCACGCTTCTTTACGGCGTGCTCAGTGAGACCAACGTCAATGCCTATATGGTGGATGCCATCATCGGCTTTTCCGTGGTCTACAAGGCTCTGGATAACCTTGGTGCGTTTCGCCGCTGGTTCGGATTTCAGCCCAATACCAAGGCCGCCGTCCTGATTTTCGGATTTTTCCATGGGTTCGGCCTGGCCACGAAGCTTCAGGATTTCACGCTTTCAGAGGATGGCCTGGTGGCGAACATTCTGGCGTTTAATGTCGGAGTTGAGATTGGCCAGTTGATGGCTCTGGGCATCATTCTGATCGCGATGAATTTCTGGCGCCGGACGGATGTTTTTCCCCGGCAGGCACTTGCAGCCAACGTTCTGTTGATGAGCGCCGGTTTTATGCTGATGGGTTATCAGTTGACCGGCCTGTACACCGTTTCCTGA
- the dmeF gene encoding CDF family Co(II)/Ni(II) efflux transporter DmeF, whose amino-acid sequence MHHERLDHWQHDHVFGQDLKRSGETRTLIVVGMTLAMMVWEILAGIVYGSMALLADGLHMGSHAVALGIAAFAYAYARKNAGNTRFSFGTGKVNALGGFTGAILLAVFALYMVIESVGRFIQPVPISFDGAIFVAIIGLVVNGLSAWILGDAGHDHGHSHGHDHGHHHHHHDHNRRAAYLHVLADALTSVLAIVALLAGKYAGWNWMDPMMGIIGAILVTRWSWHLLKDTSKVLLDEQHQDMEETVKQAVEDDDATVSDLHVWAIGPNIHAAIVSVVSHQPESPTVYKERIQAQCQSLVHVTVEPLRCD is encoded by the coding sequence ATGCACCATGAACGACTCGACCATTGGCAACACGATCACGTCTTTGGTCAGGATCTGAAGCGCTCGGGCGAAACCCGAACACTCATCGTAGTGGGCATGACGCTGGCGATGATGGTCTGGGAGATTCTGGCCGGGATCGTCTATGGCTCCATGGCTTTGCTGGCCGATGGCCTGCACATGGGGTCGCACGCGGTGGCTCTGGGTATTGCGGCCTTCGCCTATGCGTACGCCAGGAAAAACGCAGGCAACACCCGCTTCTCTTTCGGGACGGGCAAGGTCAATGCGTTGGGTGGCTTTACCGGCGCGATTCTGCTGGCTGTCTTTGCACTCTACATGGTCATCGAGAGCGTTGGGCGTTTTATCCAGCCCGTCCCCATTTCTTTCGATGGGGCCATTTTTGTGGCCATCATTGGCCTGGTGGTCAACGGGTTATCAGCGTGGATACTGGGGGATGCAGGCCATGACCATGGTCACAGTCACGGGCATGATCACGGGCACCACCATCATCACCATGACCACAACCGCCGGGCCGCTTACCTGCATGTGCTTGCGGATGCGCTGACGTCAGTCCTTGCCATCGTTGCCCTCTTGGCGGGTAAGTATGCCGGGTGGAACTGGATGGACCCGATGATGGGGATTATCGGTGCGATTCTGGTAACCCGTTGGTCCTGGCATCTGCTGAAAGACACCTCAAAGGTCCTCCTTGACGAGCAACATCAGGATATGGAGGAAACCGTCAAACAGGCCGTCGAAGACGACGATGCCACAGTCAGTGATCTGCACGTATGGGCGATAGGCCCAAACATTCATGCGGCTATTGTCTCAGTCGTCTCGCACCAGCCCGAGTCGCCCACAGTCTATAAGGAGCGCATTCAGGCACAATGCCAGTCCCTGGTCCACGTGACAGTAGAGCCTCTCCGGTGTGATTAA
- a CDS encoding metal-sensing transcriptional repressor, which yields MVNDHTHQSHPNIIKRLKRANGHLESVIGMIDQGKPCLELAQQLHAVEKAIQQAKRVLVQDHIEHCLDDSIGPLEPEQQRRVDEFKAIARYL from the coding sequence ATGGTAAATGATCACACGCATCAATCTCACCCGAATATTATCAAACGCCTGAAGAGGGCTAACGGCCATCTTGAAAGCGTGATTGGCATGATTGATCAGGGAAAACCCTGCCTGGAACTGGCCCAACAGCTTCATGCCGTGGAAAAGGCGATTCAACAGGCCAAGCGCGTATTGGTACAGGACCACATTGAGCATTGCCTGGACGATTCCATCGGGCCGCTGGAGCCGGAGCAGCAGCGGCGTGTCGATGAATTCAAGGCAATCGCCCGGTATCTTTGA